The Leifsonia sp. ZF2019 DNA segment AGAGCAACGGCAAGACCATCCGCTGGTGCCAGGTGCGCGTCGCCCCCGAGGGGCGGAGCGCGGCCGACGGCGGCGAGGACGTGCGCGGCATCGTCTGCGGCGCGAGCAACTTCCTGCGCGGGGACAAGGTCGTGGTGACCCTTCCCGGCTCGGTGCTCCCCGGTCCGTTCCCCATCGCGGCGCGCAAGACCTACGGCCACGTGTCGGACGGCATGATCGCCTCCACGCGCGAGCTGGGCCTCGGCGACGACCATGCGGGCATCCTGCGCCTGGTCACCCTCGGGCTCGACCCCGAGGTCGGCACCGACGCGATCTCGCTGCTCGGGCTCGACGACACGGCGGTGGAGGTCAACGTCACCCCGGACCGCGGCTACGCGTTCTCGATCCGCGGCATCGCCCGCGAGTACTCGCATGCCACGGGCGCCGCCTTCCGCGACCCGGCCGACGCCGTCGCCGTCGCCCCGGCCGGTGCACACGCGCACGGGTTCTCCGTCGCGATCGACGACCGTGCCCCGATCCGCGGGCGCATCGGCTCCAGCGTCTTCGTCACGCGCGTCGTGCGCGACGTCGACGGCAGCCGCCCGACGCCGCCGTGGATGGTGTCGCGGCTCACGCTCGCCGGCATCCGCTCGATCTCGCTCATCGTCGACATCACGAACTACGTGATGCTGGAGCTCGGCCAGCCGATCCACGCCTACGACCTCGACAGGATCGCCGGCGGCCTCGTCGTGCGCCGCGCGCACCCGGGCGAGACCCTCGTCACGCTGGACGAGCAGGCGCGCGCACTGCACGTCGAAGACCTCCTCATCACAGACGACTCGGGGGCCATCGGCCTCGCGGGTGTGATGGGCGGCGCCTCCACCGAGATCGGCGAGGGAACGACCAACGTGCTCATCGAGGCCGCGAATTTCGACCCCGTGTCGATCGCCCGCACCGCGCGCCGGCACAAGCTGCCGAGCGAGGCGTCCAAGCGCTTCGAGCGCGGCGTCGACCCGCGCGTGGCCGTTGCCGCCGCGGCGCGCGTGGTGCAGCTGCTCGAGCAGCTCGCCGGCGGTCACGCGGACGAACTGGGCTCGCTCTACGACGAGGCCGCCGACGCCCAGGCGATCACCCTTCCCGATGGTTACATCGCCTCCCTCATCGGCGTCGACTTCACCGACGACGAGGTGCGCGGAGCGCTCGCCGAGATCGGCGGCTCCGTCTCCGAGGGCGCCGGTGCACTGCTCGTCGTGCCGCCGAGCTGGCGCCCCGACCTGCTCGACAAGTCGGACCTGGCGGAGGAGGTCGCACGCATCGTCGGCTACGACCGCATCCCGTCGGTGCTGCCGGTCGCCCCTCCCGGGCGCGGGCTCAGCCGCGAGCAGAAGCTCCGTCGGGCGGTCGCCCAGACCCTTGCCGACAACGGCTCGACCGAGGTCCTCGCCTTCCCGTTCGTGAGCGCGGCGCAGAACGACCTGTTCGGCGCCCCGGAGGCGGGCGGCGTGCGGGCGGTCAAGCTCGCGAACGCCCTCGATGCCACCGCGCCGTTCCTGCGCACGTCCCTGCTCCCCGGTCTGATCGATGTCGCCAAGCGCAACATCGCCCGCGGGCTCGTCGATCTCTCCGTCTACGAGATCGGGACGGTCTTCCTCCCGGGGGACGCGCCGCTCGGCAGTGCGTCCCTCCCCGTCGGCGCGGCCCTGCCCGACGAGGGGACGCTGGCCGCTCTGAACGCGGGCATCCCGGCCCAGCCGCGGCACCTCGCGGGGCTGGTCGTCGGCAACCGGGTCGAGAAGCAGCCGGGACAGGACGCCGTTGCGGCGGGCCTGGCGGATGCGCTGGCGATGGTGCGGCAGGCGGCGGTCGCGGCCGGGGTGGAGGTCCGCGTCGAGCAGGCCCGCCACCAGGCGCTCCACCCGGGACGGACGGCACGCGTGGTCGCACGGGCCGGCGACGGCACGGAGACGGCCGTCGGCTACGCGGGCGAGCTGCTCCCGGCCCTGTCGGCCGAGCTCGACCTGCCGCGCGTGGTCGCGGTCTTCGAGCTCGACCTCGACGCGCTGATCGCCGTCGCCCCGGCCGATGTCGTCGCGCGTGTGATCGCCGGCTTCCCCGCGGCGACGCAGGATCTGTCCCTCGTCGTCCCCGCCGAGGTCCCGGCCGCCGAGGTCCTCGCCGCCGTGCAGACCGGTGCCGGAGCCCTCCTCGAGGACATCCGTCTGGTCGACGACTACCGCGGAGCGGGGCTGCCGGAGGGGGCGAAGAGCCTCACCTTCGCTCTGCGCTTCCGCGCGGAGGACCGCACCCTCACCGCCGCCGAGGCCAGCGAGGCCAAGCTCGCGGGAGCGGCGCTGGCCGCCGAGCGGTTCGGCGCGACCGTCCGCGAATGACCCCGTGCGGCGCCCGCCGAGTGGCGGCGGGCGCCGCACGCCCGCTAGGGTGGACGCATGCTTTCCGTCCGGTGCACCGCGAGTTCGCGTGCGGCCCTCGCCGCCCGTGCCCTGCGCCGACGCCTGCGCGACCGCCGAATCTAGGCGGCGCTCGGGCGACCCTTCGTGGGTCGACGTGGGCGTCGCCGTCGCCGAGGCCCCTGTCGTCCACTCACTAAGGAAGTAGCA contains these protein-coding regions:
- the pheT gene encoding phenylalanine--tRNA ligase subunit beta, whose product is MRVPLSWLGEYVDLEPGTTADEVHAALVAVGLEEEDVHTFEISGPVVVGEVLDFVEEPQSNGKTIRWCQVRVAPEGRSAADGGEDVRGIVCGASNFLRGDKVVVTLPGSVLPGPFPIAARKTYGHVSDGMIASTRELGLGDDHAGILRLVTLGLDPEVGTDAISLLGLDDTAVEVNVTPDRGYAFSIRGIAREYSHATGAAFRDPADAVAVAPAGAHAHGFSVAIDDRAPIRGRIGSSVFVTRVVRDVDGSRPTPPWMVSRLTLAGIRSISLIVDITNYVMLELGQPIHAYDLDRIAGGLVVRRAHPGETLVTLDEQARALHVEDLLITDDSGAIGLAGVMGGASTEIGEGTTNVLIEAANFDPVSIARTARRHKLPSEASKRFERGVDPRVAVAAAARVVQLLEQLAGGHADELGSLYDEAADAQAITLPDGYIASLIGVDFTDDEVRGALAEIGGSVSEGAGALLVVPPSWRPDLLDKSDLAEEVARIVGYDRIPSVLPVAPPGRGLSREQKLRRAVAQTLADNGSTEVLAFPFVSAAQNDLFGAPEAGGVRAVKLANALDATAPFLRTSLLPGLIDVAKRNIARGLVDLSVYEIGTVFLPGDAPLGSASLPVGAALPDEGTLAALNAGIPAQPRHLAGLVVGNRVEKQPGQDAVAAGLADALAMVRQAAVAAGVEVRVEQARHQALHPGRTARVVARAGDGTETAVGYAGELLPALSAELDLPRVVAVFELDLDALIAVAPADVVARVIAGFPAATQDLSLVVPAEVPAAEVLAAVQTGAGALLEDIRLVDDYRGAGLPEGAKSLTFALRFRAEDRTLTAAEASEAKLAGAALAAERFGATVRE